GCTGACCTGATCTCAAGAGGCGTAAGTCCAGATCAAATTACCAATCTTAATTTGTGGTGGTCAGGTCCAAAATTTCTAATACAGCCTGAATCTGATTGgccctatttaaataaattaataaatgaaacagACTTACCTGAGATGAAATCCACTTCCGCTGTTGTCCAGGAACCTGTAACAGAAATTCTAAAATAGATAAATTTTCatcgtttttaaaattaagacgCATATTTGCGTATGTAAATagatttatacataatattagacATAAAAATcctaaagataaattatttggtaaattTAGTGTTACTGAATTAGAATCATCCTTTACTAGCCTATGTAAAATTGCTCAGCAAACTTCATTTGCTGTAgagtacaatattttgttaaaaaataaaaatttaagtagCAAATCATCTCTCTTGTCACTTTCACCCTTTTTGGATGATGACAAGGTGATGAGAGTCGGTGGTAGAATAGaattatcaaattataattatactaaaaaaCATCCCATACTTTTACACGCCTCTCATCCACTCaccaaattatatttcaaacatgAACACTTACGGAACATGCATGCCGGGCCTCAACTGTTGCTGGCCTGTGTAAGAGAAACTGTGTGGCCTATAAACGGTAGGCACTTGGCCCGCCGCACAGTACATGCCTGTGTCAGATGTAGACGTATTCAAGGTAAAACATTAACTCCCATGATGGGAAACTTACCTGCACAGCGCATCACACCTGATTTTCCATTTCGTACTGTTGGCGTTGACTTCGCTGGTCCGTTCCTCACGCTAAATAGAAAGGATCGAGGTGCACGATTAACTAAAacctatttatgtttgtttgtatgttttcgcTATAAATGTGTGCACCTGGAAGCCGTCAGTGATTTGTCCAAAGACGCTTTTATTATGACATTACGCAGATTTATATCGCGACGGGCAAACCAGCGGAGATATTTTGCGATAACGGCCGCAACTTTGTTGCAGCTGCTAAGGAAATaggcaattttcttaaaaccaatCATGAGCCTGTAGTCGATTTTGCTACCAATGAAGGTGTGAAGTTTGTGTTCTCCCACGTATGCTCCACATTTCGGCGGCATCTGGGAGGCTGGCGTTAAATCCGCGAAATACCACTTAAAACGCGTTATAGGAAACAATCATTTAACATTTGAGGAGATATGTACCCTTTTCACACAAGTGGAAGCTGTACTCAACAGTAGACCTTTATGCCCACTCTCCCCTTCCCCTAACGATTACCATTTCCTAACTCCCGGTCACTTTCTGATAGGGCGTGCCTTAAATGCATTGCCTGGTCCATCGCTCGAGCACGAGAACCAGAACAACCTTCAACGCTACATGAAGCTTGAACAAATACATCAACATTTTTGGCAGCGCTGGCAAAGGGAATATGTAGCAGAGCTACAGCAGCGCTCAAAATGGCGTACTAAATCAGCATCCCTAAAGGTCGGCGACTtagttcttctccatgaggATAATGTCCCACCACTCAGTTGGCGAATGGGACGAGTCAGCCGCCTGTTCCCGGGGACCGACGGAGTCACGCGAGTCGCAGATGTGCAAACTACCAGAGGTTGCTTCAGGAGACCTCTCACTCGGATCTGTCCCTTGCCTACATCTTTACCGGATGAAGACTGATGTAGTTGAAAGGAGTCTTTCAACGGGGGGGAAGATGTCTGCGCCATACCTACGCCTAGTGATTTTTAATAGCAACAAGTTACACTTTGATGTGAtactatcaaataattatttttttgttttacgttcacccgcaaactttttatattactcACTTCTATATTGTACACGGTTGCGTCGCCAGaaaatctataatttcattttgtaaaatgtcAAGAATTCAGATTATTAAACCTGTATTGCGAAGAAACTGAggttttcattattaaacttccaaatgtccaccactggacatacaggaatgaattttatccagtgcgcaaactttgtcaacttatagttaaataagttttatagatacgtatatttttattttgtcgtgtagtacaaaaaagaaaaattattgaTATctaaagatgtttattttgtaaccgattgtacggtcGCCATAGTAGGCACGGTGGgaacgcgaaaccggtttactgacgtGAGCGCTACTCggcgccgccgctgccgccccgctgcccgcaaaattcgaggcagaggcctaagaatagttggtatccatattttgctgattttaggacggacaaaagaatgaaaaaactttttttactgatgatgcagatatgttctgttaattattctggaccaccagtttttttttgtgctctggttaaaattcattcctcataatattttcatttggtTATATAAACCAATGTTGTCTCGTATTTCAGGGATGCATATGTTCTGGAAGTGATTTTATAAACAatgtacttatacatatttcagAAATGAAGCCTGGAGGTACCACCCTGGATTTGGCACTCGCTGGGCTCGTGCCAACAAGACGTTCTTCCGTGGGCTGCCGCTAGGCCTCGCCCTGGCGGTGATCACGGTGGGCGTGAGCAAGAtgttgggcggcggcgaccacGCGCACGCGCACGACGAGCACTGACCTGTTGCGCCCTATGctagtgtttttgtttaatatatttcatattGTTAGTGAACCTTGTTATCATttctacatacatagttactaCATACAAACAACTGCCATTAGTAAAGCAGGCTATGTCGGAGGAGGATTAAGtcattaattaacataatataaataaattaaaacaatgcttaatAGTATAcaattaataggtacttagaGTAATTAGCGACTAATTTAATGTCTTTGTCAGACAGGAATTCACCTATATTATAGTATGCTTTGGTAATTAAATATTcctttaacttatttttaaatattttagtaggcAATTCTTTCCTtgacttaggtatattattataatatcaattgTAAATGATCGGAGCCATGCAGAAGACACTTTTGCGCATTAAAGTAGTCTTAGCGGTCTGGAGACATAGTCGGCTATTGTCGCGTCTGTTTCGTGGAACAGTATCGGCAAGTCGTTTAAAACAGCTCGGGTTCGATTTAACACAGCCACTTCCAATATATACACACCCTGGGAGCCCcccaatatatttattttattctagttttcattatttgttattaaagtggaacagaaatacatcatctgtaaaaatttcaactctctatcacggttcatgagatacagcctggtgacagacggacggacggacagaggagcgaaaacaatagggtcccgttttaccctttaggtacggaaccctaataaaaaatatctcctCACTTTGTACATACCTAAGAGggataaaatagaaataatatgcACGTTTGTACATTTTTCTCTAAATTAAAGAAGTCGTCGGATATCGCATGACTCCCGATTATTGTTGACGGTAAGAtgcagggccccgattctcctaattttacttaagcgacatacgattgacgttcgactcgattcgactgagatccgatcccgactcgattacgattgaagcgtatgtggcattccgctattttttctttgaaataaacgtttttatccttttccgTCATTcagtaatgaatcattttgtctgcaaatgatttacgattgcaaaatgattgtaggtacagcaaactaccgtatggaccaaaatcaccaaaatagcagaccaatcgcacaccaatcaaatgtcaatcgaatacgattggtcttttattagtagcagaatgcccgatatggttaaaactgctaattgcgatcatattgcgattcgatttctattcgattttgacattattaacttaggagaatcgggccccaggtcaGTCGGTTATTGTGACGCCTATATACGTCCAtgctttagggtacaaataaacaagtttactttttattatataagtaggtatagattagAAACTTGTGTATCTCTCACGGAAGCCACGTTCGCATGCCGTCTTCTCTAGAAACGTTTTCGGTCTCTCGGTCATTGACCTGTTGAGGGTTAATcgttttccaaataaaaaaaaatgcacaatgCCGCTAAAGCTTTTACTTCTAAAAGTTtcccagataaatataaaataaatcatgatgTTGATTGGTAtagggtgaaaccgcagggaaATTATTTGAATACTAACCATTTTAATAAGACCGATTGTTTGCTTCAGCAAGATTAATAAacgtgtccatttcgaccgcgcggccacctcataatttttgatgaaactttgccaggaattagtagtaatttgttacttttcactcctcttttcctgaatttgttacaaaaaaaaccaagccgctatgacaaagaacagttggccgctagaaccgccacttgccgtagtcatcgcccgtgattactcagaaactatacaatgcagatagacgaatgatacatcaaaagaaaggtcttaatttgttaaatttgttacaaaaataataaaggtcaaaacgtagataggtatacaaaaagttatgcaatgttaagttttcaggttatgagtaggtaagtatatcaccgtaggcaccaaattaatagaggctaatgtgtatagaaaattagtctttaatttgttacagcgaaaaaagacaaaaaaatactagaaagcaggttcaataatatgttagagtcgattttagttggccgcgcggacggcaatatgcctaaaatacaatttcgtttttctcgttattaaaagtaggttttagcttaattaaagtactagtcgatgggtaacgtaacctagtttgaataaatatagcgaatttaactgcagcattcgtattttaggagatatttacaaaaacacagtggtatgaaactgtatgagagtagggtgtccatgcattttcacatattcgaaattttcgttattcacgtcttatttttttagggagagtgcatactttataaaaatcaaagtcacaaatagattaaaatttctttattcacaatcaacacaaaggcaaacaaatcaagtaataaaagacaaccagataaatataaaatcttcataaactaacataatatttataaattctgtgTCACATATTTTCGTGTCAGTTAGACACGAAAATGTgtgtatttaaatttataaaggGCGCGGGGTGCAGTGCGCGGTGTGAGCGGTGTGCGCGGTGTGCTCACGTGGAGCGCGGCTTGAGGTCCTCGTAGCAGGCGCGCAGGTAGATGTAGTTCTTCTTGGCCGGGTTGAAGTGCTCGTGCCCCTGCCGAATGCCACGGTCAGACAATCTCACTTACATCACAcctaacaatattataaaaacgcAACTTGCTATGtgagtatgtttgttacttcttcttGCGTAAACGGCTTAACAGAttgtgatgaaacttggcagtaatatttCATACCCTTTTTTATCCTGACCTGGTGACCATTTGGGAAGTATATCCTATCAAACATAGCTAATTTCGTAAAATTGATCCAAAAATCTCCGATTAATCGGtgaaattgaaaacctcctcctttatCGGAAGTCGGTTGATTCGACAAGAGTAAGCGTAGTGTGAAAAGCTGAGATAGTGAGGTGAAGGAGTAACCTTGGACCAGTCGTAGCCGACGGCGTAGGCGAAGATCTGGCCGTTGTGGTTGAAGGCGCACTTGGTGAGCGGCTGGTCCAGCATCTCGGAGGACTTGAGCCGTGTGCGCGCGTCCTTGTCCCAGAAGGAGAAGGAGCCGTCCGAGCCCACCGTGGCCAGCGTGCCGTGCGCCGGGTGGAACGCGATGTCGTTCACGGCGTAGATGTCCTGGTAGCCCGACGTGTTGGCGGGCGGCCGGTGGCACTTGAACGTGAAGTTGTCCTTGGGGTTGGTGGGGTTCACGTACTGGATGGCCACGCGGCCCTCCACGCTGCCCAGCGCGAAGCCCGTCGGCTGCTTGGTCTTCTTGTCGCGGAAGATGGCGATGCAGCGGTGCTGGTGCTTGAGCGGCGACTCGACGCGCTTGAACTCGCCCGGCTTGCCCTCCAGCGTGTAGAGGCAGATGCCGCGGTCCGCCGTGCCCACCACGGCCATGGGGTAGTCCTGCGGGCAAGCGAGCTGtagcggcggcgcggggcgggctcGCCTCCTGCCGCCGCCTACTTACCACGTCCGCGCAGTAGCAGCGTTCCGACAAGTTCATATTCATTATGGGCACGGCGCTTCTGGTGTCCcaaaactgaaattaaacaaacactTTACACTTGTGTGATTGATCATCATATTATTAGCAGGCGAATATCATACGTCGTCGCTCCTTCTGCAAGCTAAGATACAGAGTGGAGCGTATACCTTGAGCGTCTTGTCCCACGAGGCCGTCATGAGGCAGGTGTAGTTGGGCGCCTTGATCCAGTGGCACGTCTTGACGGGCGCTTCGTGCGCAGCCACCTGCACAAACgcaaaaacatacatttttatacatacactAGTTTTCGCTCACGGTTTCGCATCCCGAGTGAACTACTTAGACCCCATCCGTCCTTTCAAACGTCCAGCTTTCAGTAGTACATAGTTATACATAGTTATCCTTAAACATTTTGTCATCATGTAACATTGCGCTCCCGGCTGCGCAAGAAGCAGCAGGTGCACGACTAGCTACGTGCCACATTGCCGTACTTGTACTCAGAATTTAATTGATAACTGCTTTCCAGTTCTGCGAGAATTCTATTAGTTCGTATGAAATCTATACCTATcttctatttatatattaaaaaatattgccacttttacttgcaattttataactcaagaatggtcTCACCAATCCAAAAAATGTTTAGGTCATATTTGATTATTGTGGTGTTTGCTAGCatgacctgaatgcagatctgctcaataaactGACTTGACTTGCGACTCAACTATTGCATTAGATTCATTTTTAATCTTCACAAGACTATCTAGCGCAAGTTATAAGATAATACAATGACATATGACGAGGGCACTAACTACTCTATTCTATTTTCCCCACCTTCCTACTTAACCTCTCACTTCCAAATATTTGTTCTCAACATAGCAGTAATCTTCAGTCCCCCAATAATTGTTACATATTTAGCATAAGTTACCTGCATTGACTGATTAGAAGCCAGGTCCCAGCACTTGACACTCTTATCAGTTGATGCCATGAAGATTTTACTTCCATCCTGAAAatcaaaacattgaaataaagcACAGAACAAACACATGAACTAGTTCTagtttcattaacataacatgcaaGTAATGCCTGTACTGACATCATGCCATGCTACATCTAATATGGGGCCATCCATGGTCTGCACTGCCTTGGGCACTGTTTTGCCCGAGGCCTCCACCTCCCAGCAGCGCACCTGCAACAACCAATACATAATGACTCAACGTCACCCATCAATTTGCCATCACAAATACATTCCTgacaataatattcataaatcaCTTTGTTGGTAAGCAAACAGTGTTGCCTCCCCTGAAGGAGAATAAGTAGTTATGTACTAATACTTAAATTTAACATAAACAGGTTCAACCAGTTTTAAATGCTGCGCTGTATGGGTCTACTAGCTGCACTATGATTAGTGATAACAACGATAAGAacctatatttaaaatattacaaaagcaTGAATGGTGGTTTTATCACGAGATGACTCACACGACAGTCCCAACTGCCGGACACAAGGAACGTCTGCGGCAGCGAGGGCGGCGAGAACTCCAGCGCCGACACCGTGTCGTCCGGCGGAGACGTCACCTCCAGGTCCTTGTTGGGGTTGCTAGGGCCTCCGCCCAGCTGGTTAAACATCTTAACGGCCTTTGTGTTTACCAACAGATCAGATATGGATCGTAACAATAGCAGGCCTGCAGGCAGGGTACACGCAGCAGCTGGCCAATGTGGTAAGGAAGCGTCAGAAGCAAGACGAACGAGTAAATTCACAATACGTTATGTACTTTCTGTCCGTTTGAGCCACAAGTTTTccgtttgttttggttttacaCAAGTTTTAGGTTAACAACTGCAATACTATTGATTGATTAAACtcagttgacagttgctgtcagtcAATGTTACCAGGCGAGTAATTTCAATTACCCATAATTAAAGAAAgagatgcggaggaatacttcgacgcctgatcgatgctcttttttatattttatgtttatatatatattgtatatagtattttatttttagttttgtataaagataagtagtttaagtttgtatatatgtatagtgtgtacattgtagaaatagattataaaaataaatacctctaAGAAAGAGATTATTATACATCTACAAAAAAAGAGACAATAGCAATTGgcaataattttaatcaaaatctaataaccatttaaatacttaaaaaacctgccaagtgcgagtcggactcgcgcacgaagggttccgtaccatccaaattaatattttataggtacataaatatgtatttatcgaaatcgagcaaaaaatcacgtttattgtataaaatgtttatttgattctagttttcagtatttgttgttatagcggcaacggaaatacatcatctgtgaaaatttcaactctctaactatcacggttcatgagatacagcctggtgacagacggacggacggacggacggacagaggagcgaaaacaatagggttccgttttaccctttgggtacggaaccctaaaaaccactGTATTCAGaatctttaatattaatttactctACGCTCAATAAGACATTACCTgtacgttttaatatgaaacttTGCTAAAAAAAAACTCCTTTTAATTATATATACGTAAACACGAGGGCGGCAAAATGGTCTACCACCCTGACGCTACAcaagtataatatgtagtataCTCAAGTCTTTGAGTATACTTCTTAACCTATGTCGCGTCGCTCGGtattagggcatgcaataccacataaaataccatttaaaataccggtaaaaataatatcttacacTTAATATCTaccggtttttttatttttttctaaaatatagtaacatttttaccggtaattgcATGCCCGGCTGAAAGACTTGTATCTATggccaagaataaataaaaaaaaataataaaaaaaaattgcatgccctagttcAGCGTTTCCCAAACTTTGTTCTACTGTGACCCGGTAAATTTCATGACTCCTCCTTCGTGACCCACTTAAGATTTTGGACCCACTGAAATAGGTATTAGCAGTGACGATTTTAACTCTACCAGCTCCCTAGgagagatttctacggcgccctccaactACAATTTAAACCCATacgacaatattttatttttaaagtgtagcccaatcgtacataagttattgctggttggtgaatgcaaaaacacggggACATAGCTTCTGATTGCGccagcgaagcgagcgcgaaattttttgttatatgtattttagaactcaaaacaaaattacttaaaatgtagcccaaatgtacataactctttgttggtgctggcgcctatgtattaaaattt
The DNA window shown above is from Helicoverpa armigera isolate CAAS_96S chromosome 25, ASM3070526v1, whole genome shotgun sequence and carries:
- the LOC110382887 gene encoding NADH dehydrogenase [ubiquinone] 1 beta subcomplex subunit 3, coding for MGGHGHGHGPPYTVPNYKQFNIKGIPQLEELEKALAKKGLCDPWIRNEAWRYHPGFGTRWARANKTFFRGLPLGLALAVITVGVSKMLGGGDHAHAHDEH
- the LOC110382886 gene encoding protein Rae1, translated to MFNQLGGGPSNPNKDLEVTSPPDDTVSALEFSPPSLPQTFLVSGSWDCRVRCWEVEASGKTVPKAVQTMDGPILDVAWHDDGSKIFMASTDKSVKCWDLASNQSMQVAAHEAPVKTCHWIKAPNYTCLMTASWDKTLKFWDTRSAVPIMNMNLSERCYCADVDYPMAVVGTADRGICLYTLEGKPGEFKRVESPLKHQHRCIAIFRDKKTKQPTGFALGSVEGRVAIQYVNPTNPKDNFTFKCHRPPANTSGYQDIYAVNDIAFHPAHGTLATVGSDGSFSFWDKDARTRLKSSEMLDQPLTKCAFNHNGQIFAYAVGYDWSKGHEHFNPAKKNYIYLRACYEDLKPRST